From the genome of Yersinia enterocolitica, one region includes:
- a CDS encoding DNA-binding protein yields the protein MKKQWITAAELIGIGGLPNTPAGVNGRARKEGWERRRKLGVQGKAVEYAIEGLPSDVLCVLRLKETPPEYVVRRNDPLAIWIEAYNQLTDAERSRAIAFLLREGVGTLMKRLD from the coding sequence ATGAAAAAACAATGGATTACCGCTGCTGAGCTTATTGGTATTGGCGGATTGCCTAACACGCCTGCAGGGGTTAATGGTCGAGCCAGAAAGGAAGGTTGGGAACGCAGACGTAAACTTGGGGTGCAGGGAAAGGCGGTAGAATACGCTATCGAGGGGCTACCATCTGATGTACTGTGTGTTTTACGCTTGAAAGAAACCCCCCCGGAATATGTTGTGCGGCGCAATGACCCATTGGCTATATGGATTGAAGCTTACAATCAACTCACTGATGCTGAGCGCTCGCGAGCTATTGCATTTTTGCTACGGGAAGGGGTAGGAACACTGATGAAACGTTTGGATTAA